A window of Cynocephalus volans isolate mCynVol1 chromosome 3, mCynVol1.pri, whole genome shotgun sequence genomic DNA:
TAAaggaagtattatttttaaaacttttgtttcagttACGTGTGTGTGTTCTATTAAATTTGTGGGACATGATTAAGGAAAAAAGAGTTTAAGCCCATTGTAGTAGAAAGAGTCTGGGCTTTGGAATTAGCCAGACCTTGGTTTAAACCTGGGCTCTGCATGACTTTTGCTAGTTATCCAACTTCTCTATGGCTCAAACCCTTCATCAAAAAAAGAGAGCAATGATATCTTCTTCCttgtttgtggtgtgtgtgtatttgtgtgtgtgtgtgaggttaGAGATTACTTATGCAGAATACCTAAAACATAGTCaatgattaataaatatataatcactTCCAAATCTTCCCTCAAATAATGTTCTCCATGTAAAAATACTTCAATCACTAGATGGGACACAATATGTTTTTTTGATGATCAGATCTGTCATGCTATAGTCTACTCTAAAAACACCTCCCTCAGTCTTTCTCTTCAATTGGGTTTAGTAAAGAGACTTGAACACACAGTGCTTTCCCCTTCCTGTTCCCACATTTGACTTAATTATCTTATGGATTTTGGCACTTTTCATCTGTTAAAATTGTCTAATTTTTTTCATCGTTCGGCTAGTGTTACAAACTTTAAAATCTCTTCTAGTTCTTAAAACAGCGCTGGGCACATTGCAGGGTGCTGGATAACAGTCCACACCTTTTGCAAAGTATCACTTGTCATGTATAGGGAAGCAGGTGTAATGCTGATTCCACCAGTATTTCTCACTCAATCTACTCCATGCTAACCAGGTCAGTTAGGCATTAAGTCATGTCTCTGGGTAGTACAAGTGGGAAGTGTGAACGGAGAAACCACTTTATGTGAGGACAATCGAAAATTAGATCCTATTTTCCCTCCCCACTCCTGTTCCCATCGGGAGGGGCACTCATAAGCCCGGAGGACCAGGGCCGAGAAACGTACTGGCGTTCTGAGCTCCAGAGGCTCGCCAGCACGCACGATCTCCCGCGCTGAGAGCCCTTCTTCCCAGATGAATTCTCATAGTATCACAGACGCGCGCCGTCTCGATCGATACTGGATGGCAGACGTGCTCCCGCCGTCAAGTGTAGGCACAGGGCGGTGGATTTTAGCCGCCCTGCCGGTCGGTCGCAGGTTCTCATCAGCTCTATAACGGCAAAGGACGTTAACCCGTTCCCCGGCGGACACCCACCAGTGGTCTCCCGGGCACCTGCTGCCCACCACCTCTTCCCCTCCGCTCTTTCGCAGGGCTTTTCAGTCAGACCCCCACTCCTGGAGGCAGCCGGGCCCAATCCGCGCGGAGGGGTCGTGAAGTGGCCTCTCCGCCCGGCTCCCCAGCAGCACGGTCCCTGGAGGCGGCTGAGGCGGTGAGTGCTGAGCTCCCTCGAACTCCGGGCCTTACCTTCTTGCATCTTTGCTCAGGCGGCGGCAGGGAGAGGCGGCCCCCGGCCGCCCCTCAGCCCGCGGCTGAGGCTGCTCCGAGGCGCGCCCAGGCGGGGCGGGGGCGTGCGCCACAGCCAGCTTCGTCTACTCCCGCGAGCCCCGCCAGGAGAAAACCCCGCccccggcgcccgctcccactCCTGATTGGCCGGATCAACCCGGAGGCGGCCGGGCGGGGCCCCGGCCGGCGTCTCAGCTATAAAGACAGCCTCGGCATGACCGCCGCGGCGAAGCTCGTGTAGCTCCAGTGCTCGCCCTCTGTCAGCCCACGGGGCGCCCGCACTCCTCCTGCCCCTGAGCGTTCCCGACTCCACCATGCCGAGGGGCTTCCTGGTGAAGCGAACTAAACGGACAGGCGGCTCCTACCGAGTGCGCTTAACCGAACGGGTCTTCCCTCTGCCGGGGCCCCAGGTGGCGCAGCCCTTCCCCGAGGAGGTTCCCAGCGCCTCCCTGCCAGGTGCGGAGCGGGCGGCGCCCCTCACCCAGGAGCCCGGAAAGGGGCTAACAGCGGAGGCTGCCCGGGAACTGTCGGAGTCGCCCTGCCGGGCGGCTGGGGTGAGCCCGGGGATGCGCGGGCGGGAAGGCGCGGAGTGGAGGGCAGATGGCAGGGAGGGTCCCGGGACCGGGCCCAGCCCCGCGAAGCCGGCTGGCGCGGAGCTGCGTCGGGCGTTCCTGGAGCGCTGCCTCAGCTCGCCCGCTTCTGCCGAGTCCTTCCCCGGGGGTGCCGCCGCCGTGGCTGCATTCTCCTGCGCGGTGGCTCCAGCAGCCGCACCGACCTCAGGGGAGCAGTTCCTGCTGCCGCTCCGGGCACCATTCCCAGAGCCCGCGCTCCAGCCAGACCCCGCGCCCCTCTCGGCCACCCTGCACGGCCTGAAGAAGGTCGCCGGCGGCGAGCGCCGCGCCAAGGTACCTCCGGGCTGTGCGTCTGGACCTGCGGCTGCGGGAATCAAGAAGCCAAAGGCCATGAGGAAGTTGAGCTTCGCCGATGAGGTGACCACATCCCCTGTCCTGGGCCTGAAGATCAAGGAGGAGGAGCCCGGAGCGCCGTCCCGGGGCCTGGGGGGCAGCCGCACTCCGCTGGGGGAGTTCATCTGCCAGCTGTGCAAGGAGCAGTACGCAGACCCCTTCTCGCTGGCCCAACACCGCTGCTCCCGCATAGTGCGCGTCGAGTACCGCTGCCCCGAGTGCGACAAGGTCTTCAGCTGTCCTGCGAACCTCGCCTCACATCGCCGCTGGCACAAGCCTCGTCCCGCAGCGACAAACGCCACCACAGTCTCctccaccgacgggaagccgacTCCCTCGTCGTCTTCGTCCTCCCCGGACTCGGGGGCCATTGCATCTTTCTTGGCGGAAGGGAAGGAGAACAGCCG
This region includes:
- the INSM2 gene encoding insulinoma-associated protein 2, producing the protein MPRGFLVKRTKRTGGSYRVRLTERVFPLPGPQVAQPFPEEVPSASLPGAERAAPLTQEPGKGLTAEAARELSESPCRAAGVSPGMRGREGAEWRADGREGPGTGPSPAKPAGAELRRAFLERCLSSPASAESFPGGAAAVAAFSCAVAPAAAPTSGEQFLLPLRAPFPEPALQPDPAPLSATLHGLKKVAGGERRAKVPPGCASGPAAAGIKKPKAMRKLSFADEVTTSPVLGLKIKEEEPGAPSRGLGGSRTPLGEFICQLCKEQYADPFSLAQHRCSRIVRVEYRCPECDKVFSCPANLASHRRWHKPRPAATNATTVSSTDGKPTPSSSSSSPDSGAIASFLAEGKENSRVERTVDQYQQARDSSGPDQHQDSAPRQGLQVLMHPEPPLPQAPFTDGVLGRQVLGPGSASGGGGSEIFVCPYCHKKFRRQAYLRKHLVTHEAGSARALAPERSAPLAFACPLCGAHFPSADIREKHRLWHAVREELLLPALTGAPLEAPGPGGAPEGSAQQIFSCKHCPSTFFSSPGLTRHINKCHPSESRQVLLLQMPLRPGC